From Thermodesulfovibrionales bacterium, one genomic window encodes:
- a CDS encoding NAD(+)/NADH kinase codes for MKKIGIVCKAGRSEPLDIVRRLLPWLRERGTDVFLDAESAETIGIDGYPRERIPDLSEAIIVLGGDGTMLSVARLACKKSVPILGVNLGGLGFITEISQKEIFDALHMVLSGKCAAEDRLMLTARVTRTGKEIEEYTALNDVVINKGALARIVELDTSVNGVYVNGFRADGLIVSTPTGSTAYCLSAGGPILYPTMGSIILIPICPHTLSNRPIVLPDDIRLEIVLRTPIDDVFLTVDGQQGIPLRKDDVIAVEKSPYKTRLLIPPTSDFFEVLRTKLGWGVRSQNIRPC; via the coding sequence ATGAAAAAGATTGGAATAGTCTGTAAAGCCGGCAGATCTGAACCTCTCGACATCGTGAGGAGACTCCTTCCCTGGCTCAGGGAGAGGGGAACGGACGTCTTTCTCGATGCCGAATCGGCTGAGACCATCGGCATCGACGGTTATCCGCGTGAGCGGATACCGGATCTGTCCGAGGCAATCATTGTCCTCGGCGGCGACGGCACGATGCTTTCGGTGGCGAGACTCGCATGCAAGAAGTCTGTTCCGATCCTCGGTGTGAACCTGGGCGGCCTCGGCTTCATAACAGAGATCAGTCAGAAGGAGATCTTCGATGCCCTCCACATGGTCCTCTCAGGGAAGTGCGCCGCTGAAGACCGACTCATGCTCACGGCCAGGGTCACCAGGACCGGCAAGGAGATCGAAGAATACACGGCCCTGAACGATGTTGTCATCAATAAGGGTGCCCTCGCACGGATCGTCGAGCTCGATACGTCCGTCAATGGTGTTTATGTGAACGGTTTCAGGGCTGACGGCCTCATCGTTTCTACCCCCACCGGCTCGACGGCTTATTGCCTTTCCGCAGGAGGCCCGATTCTTTATCCTACCATGGGAAGCATTATACTGATCCCGATCTGTCCCCATACGCTCTCGAATCGACCTATTGTCCTTCCCGACGATATCCGCCTCGAAATAGTCCTGAGGACCCCGATCGATGACGTTTTCCTTACCGTTGATGGTCAACAGGGAATCCCCCTAAGAAAGGATGACGTCATTGCAGTCGAGAAATCGCCGTACAAGACAAGGCTCCTCATCCCTCCCACGAGTGATTTCTTTGAAGTGTTGAGGACAAAGCTCGGTTGGGGTGTGAGGTCTCAGAATATTCGGCCCTGTTAA
- a CDS encoding CBS domain-containing protein, with the protein MLKAKDIMTREVVLVSPDTTVEELGRLFIEKGISGAPVADSEGRIAGIITENDLISKNSRFHIPTILRLFDAFIPLGTSRLEAEIKKMAATTVRDACTKEVVTISEETPIDEVATIMNDKKIHLLPVVKAGKVVGIIGKRDFIKGIAREASE; encoded by the coding sequence ATGCTGAAGGCAAAAGACATCATGACAAGGGAAGTAGTCCTTGTTTCACCGGACACAACGGTCGAGGAATTGGGAAGACTTTTCATAGAGAAGGGCATAAGCGGGGCGCCCGTGGCCGACAGCGAAGGCAGGATAGCCGGGATCATCACCGAGAATGACCTGATCAGCAAAAACAGCAGATTTCACATCCCCACGATCCTGAGACTCTTTGATGCCTTCATCCCTCTGGGCACAAGCAGACTCGAGGCAGAGATCAAGAAGATGGCGGCAACGACAGTCAGGGATGCCTGCACAAAAGAGGTTGTCACCATCAGTGAAGAGACGCCGATTGATGAAGTCGCCACGATCATGAACGACAAGAAGATCCATCTCCTCCCCGTCGTGAAAGCGGGGAAGGTCGTCGGGATTATCGGGAAGAGAGACTTTATCAAGGGTATCGCCCGTGAGGCTTCTGAGTAA
- a CDS encoding pseudouridine synthase — protein sequence MKGGTIGHGTMFGDHRSLMRQADLFFKSSREIFLVHRLDREVPGLMLLAHSREAAARLPEMFRKNEETQNTEKGIRTVKA from the coding sequence ATGAAGGGTGGTACGATAGGTCATGGCACGATGTTTGGCGACCACCGCTCTTTGATGCGACAGGCAGATCTCTTTTTCAAGTCTTCACGGGAGATATTCCTTGTCCATCGCCTCGACCGCGAGGTTCCGGGGTTGATGCTCCTGGCCCACAGCAGGGAAGCAGCTGCGAGGCTTCCTGAGATGTTTCGGAAAAACGAGGAGACCCAAAATACGGAGAAGGGAATAAGAACCGTGAAGGCGTGA
- the tsaE gene encoding tRNA (adenosine(37)-N6)-threonylcarbamoyltransferase complex ATPase subunit type 1 TsaE, which yields MRLLSKGPAETLSYGSRLARHLKKGDIVCLYGDLGAGKTTFIKGIALGLAIPERDITSASFTIIAEYEGRLHNAPVPFYHIDLYRIRDAAEFEFIGIEEYLGKDGISVVEWAERLGDVEDFLSVRFSILEGDEREILLEGIDEKDWNSL from the coding sequence GTGAGGCTTCTGAGTAAGGGACCGGCGGAGACCCTCTCCTATGGCTCCAGACTCGCCCGCCACCTGAAGAAAGGAGACATCGTCTGTCTTTATGGAGACCTAGGCGCGGGCAAGACGACCTTCATAAAGGGAATTGCCCTCGGCCTGGCCATTCCGGAGAGGGATATCACGAGTGCAAGCTTCACGATCATTGCCGAGTATGAAGGGAGACTCCATAACGCTCCTGTCCCCTTTTACCACATCGATCTTTACCGGATCAGAGACGCCGCGGAATTTGAATTTATCGGGATAGAAGAATATCTTGGAAAAGATGGCATCTCTGTTGTAGAATGGGCGGAAAGGCTCGGAGATGTGGAAGATTTCCTATCGGTGAGATTTTCGATTTTGGAGGGGGATGAGCGCGAGATTCTTCTTGAGGGGATAGATGAAAAAGATTGGAATAGTCTGTAA
- a CDS encoding uracil-DNA glycosylase has product MDALREEIGDCQRCGLSKGRKNLVFGEGSLDAEIMFIGEAPGRDEDLQGRPFVGDAGKLLTRLIEKMGLRREDVYIANILKSRPPMNRDPEEDEIRACLPFLERQIEIIAPKVIVSLGRISAHSLLNTRTPITKLRGTFYDYKGIPVMSTFHPAYLLRNPKDKWLVWEDAQKVLDLLRREKR; this is encoded by the coding sequence ATGGATGCTCTCCGTGAGGAGATCGGAGATTGTCAAAGATGCGGGTTGTCAAAGGGCAGGAAGAATCTCGTTTTCGGTGAAGGCAGTCTGGATGCAGAGATCATGTTCATCGGAGAAGCCCCGGGAAGAGACGAAGACTTACAGGGAAGGCCCTTTGTCGGTGACGCAGGCAAACTCCTCACGAGGCTTATCGAAAAGATGGGCCTTCGCAGGGAAGATGTCTATATCGCGAATATTCTTAAGTCAAGGCCGCCCATGAACAGAGACCCCGAAGAAGATGAGATACGCGCATGCCTGCCCTTTCTCGAAAGACAGATAGAGATCATTGCGCCGAAGGTGATCGTATCACTCGGCAGGATATCAGCACATTCCCTCCTCAACACCAGGACCCCGATAACAAAATTGAGAGGAACCTTCTACGATTACAAGGGCATACCCGTCATGTCGACGTTCCACCCGGCATACCTTCTCAGGAATCCAAAGGACAAATGGCTCGTCTGGGAAGACGCCCAAAAAGTCCTCGATCTCTTAAGAAGGGAAAAGAGATGA
- a CDS encoding HIT domain-containing protein, with product MIQPMWAPWRLEYILSKKGPECIFCEKPKEERDRENLILFRGSLGYVIMNLYPYNNGHLMVVPYRHVFSLTELASDELLELMKLVQHSISSLKAVFRPEGFNIGVNIGKVAGAGIEEHLHFHSIPRWVGDTHFMAALTEVRVIPEHVLSSYDRLFPVFNKEKDVEQV from the coding sequence ATGATACAGCCGATGTGGGCGCCATGGAGGCTCGAATATATCCTCTCGAAAAAGGGTCCGGAATGCATCTTTTGCGAAAAGCCGAAGGAGGAGAGAGACAGAGAAAACCTCATTCTCTTCAGAGGCAGCCTTGGTTACGTCATCATGAACCTCTATCCTTACAACAACGGACACCTCATGGTGGTGCCCTATCGCCATGTCTTTTCGCTCACCGAACTGGCCAGCGATGAGCTCCTCGAGTTAATGAAGCTGGTCCAGCATTCCATCAGCTCTCTGAAAGCGGTTTTCAGACCCGAAGGTTTTAATATCGGTGTTAACATAGGGAAAGTCGCAGGCGCCGGCATAGAAGAACATCTCCACTTCCATAGCATTCCCCGGTGGGTCGGCGATACCCACTTCATGGCTGCTCTGACCGAGGTGAGGGTTATCCCCGAACACGTTCTCAGCAGCTACGACAGACTCTTCCCCGTTTTCAATAAGGAGAAAGACGTCGAACAGGTCTGA
- a CDS encoding lipid-binding SYLF domain-containing protein, translating into AFYTIGSVSFGLQIGASAAEIVMLVMSNNAVNALLKTGVNIGGDVSAAIGPTGAGAGAKGIIADIISFARAKGAYLGASIEGAVVDTGDSMNDAYYGQRVTPEDILIKNAVSNPKSTELREALKKTAQEKKD; encoded by the coding sequence GCCTTTTACACCATCGGCTCTGTCAGTTTTGGACTTCAGATCGGCGCCTCTGCTGCAGAGATCGTGATGCTTGTTATGTCCAATAACGCTGTGAATGCGCTGCTCAAGACAGGGGTGAACATCGGAGGGGATGTTTCTGCGGCCATCGGTCCGACCGGCGCCGGGGCAGGTGCGAAAGGCATTATTGCCGACATCATCTCTTTTGCGAGGGCCAAAGGGGCGTATCTCGGTGCTTCCATCGAAGGAGCCGTTGTGGATACGGGAGACAGCATGAATGACGCATATTACGGGCAGCGCGTCACCCCTGAAGACATCCTCATAAAAAACGCTGTGAGCAATCCCAAGTCCACAGAACTTCGCGAAGCGCTCAAGAAAACAGCTCAGGAGAAAAAGGACTGA